Proteins from a genomic interval of Lolium perenne isolate Kyuss_39 chromosome 1, Kyuss_2.0, whole genome shotgun sequence:
- the LOC127349389 gene encoding uncharacterized protein — translation MSSDAGTTNSGVLQVIPPGRRFIPYRAVQDEERSRLLSKIDSLYREACSRIGGGGVPSDVARLLVSGVVVGLLDPVSNILVNTLFTSDPITHPCPAGPYMDEAKLGEMVRRSLDGLVAFLVYFFPYLAGWEAVRYLLITDADLFIATRLIVSYRGMTRFSITSPASAEAFVAALRLAAQVAGHPEPPRLVHAWMSRQSGLTDVGDVLSVSRMELPKLPDLREAWDLTAYRTCSQPDINIPDMLCETTRSLRMVLFDTFRCFYLRALARLPRHELRTRYHRSLLKAGYCYGPMDPVSNIILNTIWYDATFSGGQRPVLDMIGPRSLTRLECRSFFGLASFIKTRYHNLSDHEITQCLVASSGYLSLADPNLHADATRATHLSFGDINLSGDGAVWKTAQHRQQCVDCYGAIDKLKNQSPCTRTQEAYEAAATAAWHPNPEAHAAFLSSCKAMLPVSVALLLQSGERLTSVQVYYISSLFSPKQPTPEPIKMKNPCPVRVGKRRSEAQQRRITAKVKAALERHLLCDGEPIYDLHIICGANEFVGSPDYGEDKEDYLPCAPCTFRYSHVNFLVTRKGSSFAHRAPILYFAEFNNGEEDKPSLCCRVDAPTPFAEHVRCLYCEGEAAKIVHPASKKFHGRDEFEDVISGKDSYTNDRLISKNKYAAEKICGLEEDCMYYDVKCIS, via the exons ATGAGCAGCGACGCGGGTACCACCAACAGTGGTGTTCTCCAAGTGATTCCTCCGGGGCGTAGATTTATCCCCTACCGCGCCGTTCAAGACGAGGAGAGGTCGCGGCTCCTCTCCAAGATTGATTCTTTGTACAGGGAAGCGTGCAGCCGTATCGGCGGCGGCGGGGTGCCCTCCGATGTCGCGCGCTTGCTCGTCTCCGGCGTCGTCGTAGGCCTCCTGGACCCCGTCTCCAACATCCTGGTCAACACCCTCTTCACCTCCGACCCAATCACCCACCCCTGCCCCGCCGGCCCCTACATGGACGAGGCGAAGCTGGGGGAGATGGTGCGGCGCTCGCTCGACGGCCTCGTCGCGTTCCTCGTCTACTTCTTCCCTTACCTCGCCGGATGGGAGGCTGTGCGCTATCTGCTCATTACCGACGCCGACCTCTTCATCGCCACGCGCCTCATCGTGTCGTACCGCGGCATGACACGCTTCTCCATCACATCCCCTGCATCGGCGGAAGCCTTCGTGGCGGCCCTCAGGTTGGCCGCGCAGGTCGCTGGGCATCCTGAGCCCCCACGCCTCGTTCATGCCTGGATGTCGCGGCAGTCCGGGCTAACTGATGTTGGGGACGTTTTGTCCGTGTCGAGGATGGAGCTTCCCAAGCTTCCTGATCTGCGGGAAGCTTGGGACCTCACGGCATATCGGACATGTAGTCAACCAGACATCAACATCCCGGACATGCTGTGCGAGACCACCAGATCCCTGAGGATGGTCCTTTTTGACACATTTCGCTGCTTCTACCTGCGGGCGCTGGCTAGGCTGCCACGCCATGAGCTGCGCACCCGCTATCATCGCAGCTTGCTCAAGGCCGGGTACTGCTATGGTCCCATGGACCCTGTCTCCAACATCATCCTCAATACAATCTGGTATGATGCCACATTCTCAGGAGGCCAACGGCCAGTGCTCGACATGATCGGCCCAAGAAGCCTCACTCGCCTCGAGTGCCGTTCGTTTTTTGGACTCGCTTCATTCATCAAAACGCGCTACCACAATCTGTCCGACCACGAAATTACACAATGCCTGGTCGCCTCCAGCGGCTACCTGTCCTTGGCCGATCCAAACCTCCATGCTGATGCTACAAGGGCCACTCACTTGTCCTTTGGCGACATAAATCTCAGTGGTGATGGTGCTGTATGGAAGACGGCGCAGCACCGACAACAATGCGTTGACTGCTACGGTGCCATCGATAAATTGAAGAACCAGAGCCCATGCACTAGAACCCAAGAAGCCTATGAGGCTGCAGCCACCGCAGCATGGCATCCCAACCCTGAGGCACATGCAGCATTTCTCTCTTCATGCAAGGCAATGCTGCCGGTATCTGTTGCCCTCCTGTTGCAGAGTGGAGAGCGGCTCACCTCAGTACAAGTCTACTACATTAGCAGCTTATTTTCTCCCAAGCAGCCAACACCTGAGCCAATAAAAATGAAGAACCCTTGTCCCGTGAGGGTGGGAAAGAGGCGCTCCGAGGCTCAGCAAAGAAGGATCACGGCAAAGGTGAAAGCTGCATTGGAAAGGCATTTGCTGTGTGACGGG GAACCCATATATGATCTCCATATTATCTGTGGTGCAAATGAGTTTGTGGGCAGCCCTGATTACGGCGAGGACAAGGAAGATTATCTACCTTGTGCACCGTGCACATTCCGTTACTCCCATGTAAACTTCTTGGTGACTCGGAAGGGTTCTTCATTTGCTCACAGAGCTCCAATACTCTACTTTGCTGAATTTAATAATGGGGAGGAGGACAAACCTTCACTGTGCTGTCGTGTGGATGCGCCAACTCCATTTGCTG AGCATGTCCGGTGCCTGTATTGTGAGGGTGAAGCGGCGAAGATTGTGCATCCTGCTTCGAAAAAGTTCCATGGGAGAGACGAGTTTGAGGATGTAATTAGTGGAAAAGATTCGTATACGAATGATCGGCTCATCAGTAAGAACAAATATGCTGCTGAAAAGATTTGTGGACTCGAAGAAGATTGCATGTACTATGATGTCAAGTGCATCAGTTAG